A single genomic interval of Celeribacter indicus harbors:
- the ubiU gene encoding ubiquinone anaerobic biosynthesis protein UbiU encodes MEIVCPAGTPAALRAAVKAGAHSVYCGFADATNARNFPGLNFERDEMRAGIDFAHAHGVKVLVAINTFPRAGEAGPWHRALADAETAGADAVILADPGLLAHAADRHPGLRRHLSVQAAASNAEVINFYGREFGVKRVVLPRVLSVPEIAAINAETDVETEVFVYGGLCVMAEGRCALSSYATGLSPNMNGVCSPASHVSYHETAGELDAKLGGFTIHRVRAGESAPYPTLCKGCFRASGTEGHLFEDPVSLNATELMPQLAQAGVRALKIEGRQRSRAYVAQVVASFRAAVDALAAGHPLPETALAALSEGQATTTGAYRKTWR; translated from the coding sequence ATGGAGATCGTCTGCCCGGCCGGCACGCCGGCGGCGCTGCGTGCGGCGGTGAAGGCGGGTGCGCATAGCGTCTATTGCGGCTTTGCCGATGCGACGAACGCGCGCAATTTTCCGGGTCTCAATTTCGAGCGGGACGAGATGCGGGCGGGGATCGACTTCGCCCATGCGCACGGGGTGAAGGTGCTGGTGGCGATCAACACCTTTCCCCGCGCAGGCGAGGCCGGCCCGTGGCACCGCGCGCTCGCGGATGCCGAGACGGCGGGGGCAGACGCGGTCATCCTAGCCGATCCCGGCCTGCTCGCCCATGCGGCCGACCGCCATCCCGGCCTGCGCCGCCACCTGTCGGTGCAGGCGGCAGCCTCGAATGCCGAGGTGATCAATTTCTACGGCCGCGAATTCGGAGTGAAGCGGGTGGTGCTGCCGCGTGTGCTCTCCGTCCCCGAGATCGCGGCGATCAACGCCGAGACCGACGTGGAGACCGAGGTCTTCGTCTATGGCGGCCTGTGCGTGATGGCCGAAGGCCGCTGCGCGCTTTCTTCTTATGCGACGGGGCTGTCACCCAACATGAACGGCGTCTGTTCGCCCGCCAGTCACGTCTCCTATCACGAGACGGCAGGGGAGCTCGATGCGAAACTCGGGGGCTTTACCATCCATCGCGTCCGCGCCGGCGAAAGCGCGCCCTACCCGACCCTGTGCAAGGGCTGTTTCCGCGCCAGCGGGACGGAGGGCCATCTCTTCGAGGATCCCGTAAGCCTCAACGCGACCGAACTGATGCCGCAGCTCGCGCAGGCCGGGGTACGCGCGCTGAAGATCGAGGGGCGGCAGCGGTCGCGGGCCTATGTGGCGCAGGTGGTGGCGAGTTTCCGCGCCGCGGTGGATGCGCTCGCGGCGGGCCACCCGCTGCCCGAGACGGCGCTTGCCGCACTGTCGGAGGGGCAGGCCACCACCACCGGCGCCTATCGCAAGACATGGCGTTGA
- the ubiT gene encoding ubiquinone anaerobic biosynthesis accessory factor UbiT, with protein sequence MSDTRPSLPRVPRPLAQALALTPPGALSLGLTRYARAVATRHPAMFRRLGAHGQARFLIDPTDLPFALLLEPGGGRPRVTLLRRSAQAQATARIAGSLSALLGLVHGAFDGDALFFSRDLAIEGDTAAVLALRNALDDAELDLSEEIFAFAGPLASGLRPFVGLVERHTGVVLHRPAETLPW encoded by the coding sequence ATGTCCGACACCCGCCCAAGCCTGCCGCGTGTTCCGCGCCCCTTGGCACAGGCGCTGGCCCTCACCCCGCCCGGTGCGCTTTCCCTCGGCCTGACCCGCTACGCCCGCGCGGTGGCGACACGCCATCCGGCCATGTTCCGGCGGCTGGGCGCGCATGGCCAGGCGCGGTTTCTCATAGATCCGACCGACCTGCCCTTCGCGCTGCTGCTCGAGCCTGGCGGAGGACGCCCGCGCGTCACGCTTCTGCGCCGGAGCGCGCAGGCGCAGGCCACGGCCCGCATCGCCGGATCGCTTTCGGCGCTCCTCGGCCTCGTGCACGGCGCCTTCGACGGGGATGCGCTGTTCTTTTCGCGCGACCTCGCGATCGAGGGCGATACCGCGGCGGTGCTGGCGCTGCGCAATGCGCTCGACGATGCCGAACTCGACCTGAGCGAGGAAATCTTCGCATTTGCCGGCCCGCTCGCCTCCGGGCTCCGCCCGTTCGTTGGCCTTGTCGAGCGACACACGGGCGTGGTGCTGCACCGTCCCGCGGAGACGCTGCCATGGTGA